The nucleotide window ATCTGGTTGCTTACCCGCAGGTACTGTTCTGTCTGAACACCCACCAGGACCAACGAGAGAACGAGGGCCCCTATGCCCACGTCCCGCCAGCGGGTCCTCATCCTGTTGCGCATATAGAGGATGCTGAAGACAAGGCCACACGACAACAGCGCAAGGATCAGCGTCACGCGAATGATGGAATCCATCGACTGGTGGGAGGTGATGTAGTCAATGGTGTAGAAGTTCACCTTTGCTCCTGACCTTTGGCAGACATACG belongs to Olsenella uli DSM 7084 and includes:
- a CDS encoding DUF3290 domain-containing protein, whose translation is MNFYTIDYITSHQSMDSIIRVTLILALLSCGLVFSILYMRNRMRTRWRDVGIGALVLSLVLVGVQTEQYLRVSNQMSQSQRLVSFIRGIAIGQGVTPDEVLVNSTSLKDGVIVRFNEEDYLVHLNADNNSYALERTHIIDHNVYVNGER